Proteins found in one Zea mays cultivar B73 chromosome 1, Zm-B73-REFERENCE-NAM-5.0, whole genome shotgun sequence genomic segment:
- the LOC103643665 gene encoding protein DEK isoform X1 — MEEKAMANGAATADVAAPDNKDNTKEEASESKEPAANQDADDQNKGLENGAEGQSGGDVNMADAEVTEEGDGDPGVAKQVDSEDIKTDADTKEDGNAKAEEVEDVKMTEADTGSTEVKDKEEKGDEVVDTTVDKQDESKEQEEGVSAEQDEKQGEEAEEKGKEMDADEKQEEEAEEKGSADEKDEDEGDQKMEENKEETPKNKKARSARDRSQGNDNKHDGSKSREAKSLLNTPSPYGTDRPQRERKIVERLVEVIEKEPNRNFVVEKGRGTPLKDIPSVAHRISRKKPSDLKFLHSILFGRKGKAVDFKGHILQFSGFVWHESDEKHRVKAKEKLDKCVKETLLDLCWTLGIPTPKANIRKEDIVSKLLDFIAEPHSAADSGLSDDQGSNSKKRKRGGESARKTPDSTPSRSRKKFINDSTSSKRQKKALEYDTDEDESMKSDSEENRDEDSDEAGDKQEGDYVSGKEKAGKFSEVKESSGKKKANTGSGHQSGPPKKIIRSPVKKVSSKIHEEKESPNNSAKVFSRKKKPTAEKEIKEKKSSGKKVTKGKGESVEAVLPSKDDLRKTITEILKKVDFNTATFSDILKKLDNHYKMDLAPKKEAIKVMIQDELTKLSEEDEGEGAGDTEKKQQQPQAKEIEA, encoded by the exons ATGGAGGAGAAGGCTATGGCAAATGGAGCAGCGACTGCTGATGTTGCTGCTCCTGATAATAAGGATAACACCAAGGAAGAGGCTAGCGAGAGCAAGGAACCAGCAGCCAATCAGGATGCCGATGACCAGAACAAAGGCTTGGAAAATGGCGCCGAGGGCCAGTCAGGTGGAGATGTCAATATGGCAGATGCTGAGGTCACAGAGGAAGGCGATGGTGATCCTGGTGTTGCAAAGCAGGTGGATTCTGAAGATATCAAAACGGATGCCGATACAAAGGAAGATGGCAATGCAAAGGCAGAAGAAGTTGAGGATGTCAAGATGACTGAGGCTGACACGGGAAGTACAGAGGTCAAAGATAAAGAAGAGAAGGGAGATGAAGTTGTGGACACAACTGTGGATAAGCAGGATGAATCGAAGgagcaagaggaaggtgtttcGGCTGAGCAAGATGAGAAGCAAGGAGAGGAAgcagaagaaaaaggaaaagaaatggaTGCCGATGAGAAGCAAGAAGAGGAAGCAGAAGAAAAAGGTTCTGCTGATGAGAAAGATGAAGATGAAGGTGACCAGAAGATGGAAGAGAATAAGGAGGAGACTCCGAAGAATAAGAAAGCAAGGAGTGCCAGGGATAGAAGCCAGGGAAATGATAATAAACATGATGGATCAAAATCTAGGGAAGCCAAAAGTTTGCTGAACACCCCAAGCCCATATGGTACCGATCGTCCTCAACGTGAGAGGAAAATAGTGGAGAGGTTGGTTGAGGTGATTGAGAAAGAGCCAAACAGGAATTTCGTGGTTGAGAAG GGACGAGGGACTCCTCTGAAGGATATACCAAGTG TGGCACACAGAATATCAAGGAAGAAACCTTCTGATCTTAAATTTCTTCACAGTATTCTTTTTGGGAGGAAAGGCAAG GCTGTCGATTTTAAAGGACATATACTCCAGTTCTCTGGATTTGTTTGGCATGAAAGTGAT GAAAAGCACAGAGTCAAGGCAAAAGAAAAGCTTGACAAGTGTGTAAAAGAAACGCTGTTGGACCTTTGTTGGACCCTTGGCATTCCAACTCCAAAAGCAAACATTAGAAAG GAAGATATTGTGTCAAAGCTGTTGGACTTTATTGCTGAACCTCACTCTGCAGCTGATTCTGGGCTCTCTGATGACCAG GGTTCAAATTCTAAAAAACGCAAGAGAGGAGGTGAAAGTGCACGTAAGACTCCTGATAGCACACCTAGTAGGTCAAGGAAG AAATTTATCAATGACAGCACTTCTAGTAAAAGGCAGAAAAAAGCGCTCGAGTATGATACTGATGAGGATGAATCCATGAAGTCAGACAGTGAGGAAAACAGAGATGAAGATTCAGATGAAGCTGGTGACAAACAGGAAGGTGACTATGTATCTGGGAAAGAAAAGGCAGGGAAGTTCTCAGAGGTAAAAGAATCTTCAGGCAAAAAGAAGGCAAACACAGGGAGTGGCCACCAATCAGGTCCTCCAAAGAAAATTATCAGAAGTCCGGTAAAAAAAGTATCATCCAAGATTCATGAGGAAAAAGAAAGCCCCAATAATAGTGCAAAGGTTTTTTCTAGGAAGAAGAAACCCACAGCAGAAAAGGAGATCAAAGAAAAAAAGTCATCAG GCAAAAAGGTGACAAAGGGTAAAGGAGAATCCGTTGAAGCAGTTCTTCCCAGCAAGGATGATCTGAGGAAGACCATTACTGAAATCCTCAAGAAAGTTGACTTCAACACG GCAACTTTCAGTGACATCCTTAAGAAGCTTG ACAATCACTATAAAATGGATCTGGCCCCAAAGAAAGAAGCCATCAAAGTTATGATCCAAGACGAGTTAACCAAGTTATCAGAGGAGGACGAAGGAGAGGGAGCCGGAGACACCGAGAAGAAACAGCAGCAGCCTCAGGCGAAGGAGATCGAGGCATGA
- the LOC103643665 gene encoding protein DEK isoform X2, with product MEEKAMANGAATADVAAPDNKDNTKEEASESKEPAANQDADDQNKGLENGAEGQSGGDVNMADAEVTEEGDGDPGVAKQVDSEDIKTDADTKEDGNAKAEEVEDVKMTEADTGSTEVKDKEEKGDEVVDTTVDKQDESKEQEEGVSAEQDEKQGEEAEEKGKEMDADEKQEEEAEEKGSADEKDEDEGDQKMEENKEETPKNKKARSARDRSQGNDNKHDGSKSREAKSLLNTPSPYGTDRPQRERKIVERLVEVIEKEPNRNFVVEKGRGTPLKDIPSVAHRISRKKPSDLKFLHSILFGRKGKAVDFKGHILQFSGFVWHESDEKHRVKAKEKLDKCVKETLLDLCWTLGIPTPKANIRKEDIVSKLLDFIAEPHSAADSGLSDDQKFINDSTSSKRQKKALEYDTDEDESMKSDSEENRDEDSDEAGDKQEGDYVSGKEKAGKFSEVKESSGKKKANTGSGHQSGPPKKIIRSPVKKVSSKIHEEKESPNNSAKVFSRKKKPTAEKEIKEKKSSGKKVTKGKGESVEAVLPSKDDLRKTITEILKKVDFNTATFSDILKKLDNHYKMDLAPKKEAIKVMIQDELTKLSEEDEGEGAGDTEKKQQQPQAKEIEA from the exons ATGGAGGAGAAGGCTATGGCAAATGGAGCAGCGACTGCTGATGTTGCTGCTCCTGATAATAAGGATAACACCAAGGAAGAGGCTAGCGAGAGCAAGGAACCAGCAGCCAATCAGGATGCCGATGACCAGAACAAAGGCTTGGAAAATGGCGCCGAGGGCCAGTCAGGTGGAGATGTCAATATGGCAGATGCTGAGGTCACAGAGGAAGGCGATGGTGATCCTGGTGTTGCAAAGCAGGTGGATTCTGAAGATATCAAAACGGATGCCGATACAAAGGAAGATGGCAATGCAAAGGCAGAAGAAGTTGAGGATGTCAAGATGACTGAGGCTGACACGGGAAGTACAGAGGTCAAAGATAAAGAAGAGAAGGGAGATGAAGTTGTGGACACAACTGTGGATAAGCAGGATGAATCGAAGgagcaagaggaaggtgtttcGGCTGAGCAAGATGAGAAGCAAGGAGAGGAAgcagaagaaaaaggaaaagaaatggaTGCCGATGAGAAGCAAGAAGAGGAAGCAGAAGAAAAAGGTTCTGCTGATGAGAAAGATGAAGATGAAGGTGACCAGAAGATGGAAGAGAATAAGGAGGAGACTCCGAAGAATAAGAAAGCAAGGAGTGCCAGGGATAGAAGCCAGGGAAATGATAATAAACATGATGGATCAAAATCTAGGGAAGCCAAAAGTTTGCTGAACACCCCAAGCCCATATGGTACCGATCGTCCTCAACGTGAGAGGAAAATAGTGGAGAGGTTGGTTGAGGTGATTGAGAAAGAGCCAAACAGGAATTTCGTGGTTGAGAAG GGACGAGGGACTCCTCTGAAGGATATACCAAGTG TGGCACACAGAATATCAAGGAAGAAACCTTCTGATCTTAAATTTCTTCACAGTATTCTTTTTGGGAGGAAAGGCAAG GCTGTCGATTTTAAAGGACATATACTCCAGTTCTCTGGATTTGTTTGGCATGAAAGTGAT GAAAAGCACAGAGTCAAGGCAAAAGAAAAGCTTGACAAGTGTGTAAAAGAAACGCTGTTGGACCTTTGTTGGACCCTTGGCATTCCAACTCCAAAAGCAAACATTAGAAAG GAAGATATTGTGTCAAAGCTGTTGGACTTTATTGCTGAACCTCACTCTGCAGCTGATTCTGGGCTCTCTGATGACCAG AAATTTATCAATGACAGCACTTCTAGTAAAAGGCAGAAAAAAGCGCTCGAGTATGATACTGATGAGGATGAATCCATGAAGTCAGACAGTGAGGAAAACAGAGATGAAGATTCAGATGAAGCTGGTGACAAACAGGAAGGTGACTATGTATCTGGGAAAGAAAAGGCAGGGAAGTTCTCAGAGGTAAAAGAATCTTCAGGCAAAAAGAAGGCAAACACAGGGAGTGGCCACCAATCAGGTCCTCCAAAGAAAATTATCAGAAGTCCGGTAAAAAAAGTATCATCCAAGATTCATGAGGAAAAAGAAAGCCCCAATAATAGTGCAAAGGTTTTTTCTAGGAAGAAGAAACCCACAGCAGAAAAGGAGATCAAAGAAAAAAAGTCATCAG GCAAAAAGGTGACAAAGGGTAAAGGAGAATCCGTTGAAGCAGTTCTTCCCAGCAAGGATGATCTGAGGAAGACCATTACTGAAATCCTCAAGAAAGTTGACTTCAACACG GCAACTTTCAGTGACATCCTTAAGAAGCTTG ACAATCACTATAAAATGGATCTGGCCCCAAAGAAAGAAGCCATCAAAGTTATGATCCAAGACGAGTTAACCAAGTTATCAGAGGAGGACGAAGGAGAGGGAGCCGGAGACACCGAGAAGAAACAGCAGCAGCCTCAGGCGAAGGAGATCGAGGCATGA